One Acidobacteriota bacterium genomic window, GCAAGCGCGGCGCCACCAGGTGGGTGGAAGGGTCGTCGTGGCGCTCTCCCACCAACACCAGATGACCGAAGAAGCCGCGCAGGGACGACAGGGCGCGGCGGATGCTGGGCGCCGCGAGGCCACGCCGGCGCAGCCCGCGCAAATGCTCGGCGAGGGCCTCCGGTGAGGCGGCGAGGAGATCCTGGCCGCGGTCGGCGAGATCGCGGCCGGCGCGCTCGAGGTCGCGGCGATAGGCGGCGACGGTGTGATCGGAGAGGCCGCGCTCGACGGTCAGTCCCTCGGTCCAGGCATCGACCAGCCGCCGCCAGAGGGCGGCCTCGGAGCTGGAATCGGCGCCGGAGATGGAATCGGCGGCGGTCATGCGGGCGCGGGTCAGCCGACCTGGGCGCCGCAGGAGCGGCAGATGTCGAGCAGCTCTTGCTCTTCGAGCACCCGCGTCGCCTCCTTGGCGGCGCGCAGAATCTGTCCCACCAGCTCACTCTCGGCCGCGATGCCGCGCTCTTCGAGCCAGTAGACGATGTTCGACTCGCCGCACATGGGTCCGATCTCGATGCGCTGGCGACGCCCGATCATGGCCGCCGGGACTCCCGAATAGATGCGATCCGCCAGCCAGTCATCGCCTTTCGCCCGCGCCTTGATGATGGCCGCCGCGTGGACGCCGGTGCCGGTGCGAAAGGCGTCTTTGCCGAAGATCGGATAGTTGTCCGGCAAGGGCACGCCGGTGGCTTCCGAAACCCGCCGGCAGTAGGCCGGCAGCTTGCTGAGGTCGCGGTCGATCCAGCCGAGTAGCTGCATGTTGACCAGCAGTTGGTCGATCGGCGTGTTGCCGACGCGCTCGCCGATGCCGATGGCGGTGCCGTGCAGACGATCGGCCCCGGCCGCCGCCGCCGTCAGAGCGTTGATCACCGACAGCCCACGGTCCTTGTGACCGTGCCAATCGACCTTGACCTGCTCGCCGCTGCGGTCCGCCAGATCGCGGATGAAGCGCACCAGGTGGCCGGTCCCGGAGGGCGTCGCATGGCCGACCGTGTCGGCGATGCAGAGCCGCCGGGCACCGGCTTCGATAGCCACCGTGTAGAGGCGACGCAGGTCGTCCGGATGGGCCCGGGTGGTGTCCTCGGTGACGAACATCACCGGCAGCCCTTCACCGGTGGCGTACTCCACCGCCTCCTGGGTGAGCTTCAGCATGCGATCGATCTTCCAGGTCTCGGCATACTGACGAATCGGGCTCGACCCGATGAAGCAAGCGACCTCGATGGCAATCCCGGTGGATTGACTGACCTCGACGATCGGCTCGAGGTCGGCGCGCAGGGTCCGAGCCGCACA contains:
- a CDS encoding 2-isopropylmalate synthase, which encodes MTLRESDLIYDWNRLGQGDLEPARPRLELDDETLRDGLQSPSVLTPTIDEKLEILHYIAELGIEGANIGLPGAGPHVVRDVTRLAREIVDQKLPISPNCAARTLRADLEPIVEVSQSTGIAIEVACFIGSSPIRQYAETWKIDRMLKLTQEAVEYATGEGLPVMFVTEDTTRAHPDDLRRLYTVAIEAGARRLCIADTVGHATPSGTGHLVRFIRDLADRSGEQVKVDWHGHKDRGLSVINALTAAAAGADRLHGTAIGIGERVGNTPIDQLLVNMQLLGWIDRDLSKLPAYCRRVSEATGVPLPDNYPIFGKDAFRTGTGVHAAAIIKARAKGDDWLADRIYSGVPAAMIGRRQRIEIGPMCGESNIVYWLEERGIAAESELVGQILRAAKEATRVLEEQELLDICRSCGAQVG